The following proteins are encoded in a genomic region of Ailuropoda melanoleuca isolate Jingjing chromosome 10, ASM200744v2, whole genome shotgun sequence:
- the LFNG gene encoding beta-1,3-N-acetylglucosaminyltransferase lunatic fringe: MSPGWCALILQQLPSLETFIFTDGDDEALARRTGNVVNTNCSAAHSRQALSCKMAVEYDHFIESGRKWFCHVDDDNYVNVRALLRLLSSYPHTQDVYIGKPSLDRPIQATERVSENKMRPVHFWFATGGAGFCISRGLALKMSPWASGGHFMSTAERIRLPDDCTIGYIVEALLGVPLIRSGLFHSHLENLQQVPASELHEQVTLSYGMFESKRNAIHVKGPFSVEADPSRFRSIHCHLYPDTPWCPHTAVF, translated from the exons ATG AGCCCTGGATGGTGTGCATTGATCCTACAGCAGCTGCCATCGCTTGAG ACATTCATTTTCACCGACGGGGACGATGAAGCCCTGGCCAGGCGCACGG GCAACGTGGTCAACACCAACTGCTCGGCCGCGCACAGCCGCCAGGCGCTGTCCTGCAAGATGGCCGTGGAGTATGACCACTTCATCGAATCCGGGAGGAA GTGGTTCTGCCACGTGGACGATGACAACTACGTGAACGTCAGGGCTTTGCTGCGGCTGCTGTCCAGCTACCCGCACACGCAGGACGTGTACATCGGCAAGCCCAGCCTGGACAGGCCCATCCAGGCCACGGAGAGGGTCAGCGAGAACAAGATG CGCCCTGTCCACTTCTGGTTTGCCACCGGCGGGGCCGGCTTCTGCATCAGCCGTGGGCTGGCCCTGAAGATGAGCCCGTGGGCCAG CGGGGGCCACTTCATGAGCACAGCTGAGCGCATCCGGCTGCCGGACGACTGCACCATCGGGTACATCGTGGAGGCCCTGCTGGGCGTGCCCCTCATCCGCAGCGGGCTCTTCCACTCCCACCTGGAGAACCTGCAGCAGGTGCCCGCCTCCGAGCTCCACGAGCAG gtGACCCTCAGCTACGGCATGTTTGAGAGTAAGCGGAATGCCATCCACGTGAAGGGGCCCTTCTCAGTGGAGGCTGACCCATCCAG GTTTCGCTCCATCCACTGCCACCTGTACCCGGACACACCGTGGTGTCCCCACACTGCCGTCTTCTAG